TAGACCATCACCCCGATATCAAGGGGCTTTCGGTAAGTACGGGCGGCAGTGGTCACGGTATGAAAATGGGCCCTATTTTGGGCGAAATGGCGGCGGATATGGTGGAAGGAAAAACGCATCCTTTCTCCAAAAGATACCGATGGCGACATTTGACCCACGATACTTCACAAACGGAGGAATCAAGATTTGTGGTAAATCGAAAAATAATCGTAGATTTCGCTGGTTAATATTGACATTTCAATTTTGATTTTCATTCTAATTTTCATTTCCAATTCATGTTGTATCTCGTTCCCACGCCCATCGGCAACTTAGAAGACATCACCTTACGTGCGCTTCGCATATTGAAGGAAGCAGATGTAGTGTTGGCAGAAGACACCCGAAAAAGTGGCTTTCTGTTGAAACACTACGACATCTCCAAGCCTCTTCAATCGTATCACGCCCACAATGAACACAAGACTTTGCAGCGAATAGTGGAGCAACTGCAAGCTGGCGTAAAAATGGCTTTGGTGACAGATGCGGGTACGCCTGGCATTTCTGATCCAGGTTTTTTGTTGGTTCGAGAATGTCGAAAAGCGGGCATTGAAGTACAGTCATTGCCCGGAGCAACGGCTTTTGTGCCTGCTTTGGTCAATTCGGGAATTCCCTGCGATAAGTTTTGCTTTGAAGGTTTTCTACCTCAAAAAAAAGGGCGCAATACTCGCCTTGAAGCCCTGCAAACCGAAACCCGCACGATGGTCTTTTATGAATCGCCTTTCCGATTGGTCAAAACATTGGAGCAGTTTGTAACGTTTTTTGGAGCAGATAGACAAGTGGCAGTTTCGAGAGAATTGACCAAATTGCACGAAGAAAATGTGCAGGGAACAGTTGCGGAATTGGTACAACACTTCAAATCCAAAAATGTGAAAGGGGAAATTGTGATTGTCTTGGCAGGATGCTGAATCAAAATTCAAAACTCAAAATTCAAACTCAAATTGAAAACATCAACACTTCAAAACACTTAGACTTTGGACGAGGGAGCAGAGATGCGAGAAGTGGGACATTAATAAATTGATAATGAACAACTTACGACCAAACAACGAAAACAAGCAAATCATTGATTACCAAATCTTTACATCTTGCTTCCCGCTTCTCACTTCTTTCGTCCAAAGTCCAAAAAACACCAAAACACCAAAACAAAAAAAATATGTACAGAATACTAATCTACCTCAGTTGTTTGTTGTTCTTTGCCCACTGCAAACCCAAAAGTAAAGCTACCACTGCAAAAACAGATGCAGCCATTAAAGATGCAAGCGTAAAAATAGCACCTGACGAAAAATATGTTTTTCCTTACAATTTTGCAGAACCCACTCAAAAACAAAAACTTCCCAATGAACTTGACGAACTTTCAGGTTTGGATTTTTTGGGAGGCACTTTGTTTGCTTGCATTCAAGACGAGAAAGCAAATGTGTATATTTACAACTTTGAAACCGATGAAATTACGAGTGATGTAGATTTTGGCAAAAATGGTGATTTTGAAGATGTTGAAGTAGTAGGAAAGGAAATTTGGGTGCTTCGAAGCGATGGTGATTTGTACCAAATTACCAACTTCAATTCAGACGATCAAGAAACAGAAAAGTACGAAACCTCATTGAGTTCTTCAAACGATACAGAAGGTTTGTGTTTGGATGCTTCAAAACAAAACCTATTGATTGCCTGCAAAGGAAAAGCACACGATGACCCCAAATGGAACAACTACAAAGCGGTGTACTCCTTCAATTTAGCTAAAAAAGAAATGAATCCAGAACCTTTGTTTGCCATATCTTTGGACAGCTTGGCCCGTCATTTAGCCAATGACAAAAGCGCAGATATCGTTAATAAAGTTGCCAAGTTTTTGAATCCTGCAAGCGGTGATTTGTCTTTTCAACCTTCGGGCATTGATGTACACCCGCTTACCAAAGAAATTTATTTGATAGCTACAGTAGGCAAATTATTGGTAGTAATGGACGCAGCAGGAAAAAACATTGTCCACATCGAACCGCTTGACCCTGATGTTTTTAAACAACCCGAAAGTATCTGTTTTATGGCAAACGGGGATTTATACATTGGCAATGAAGCAAGAGATGGAAAGGCGAATATCTTGAAGTTTGTGATGAAGTGATCATGATCGCAGATTTTGTAGATGATGCTGATTTTACTCAAAACATTTATATCTTTCGTCTAAAGATAACCCTCCAAATGACCAAAAAAGAAAAAACCACTTTTATCCTTCAAAAGTTAGAAGAACTCTACCCTACCGTAGATGTGCCACTTCAACATGAAGACCCTTACACACTTTTGATTGCCGTATTGTTGTCTGCCCAGTGTACTGATAAGAGGGTAAACACAGTGACTCCTCACCTATTTGCGATGGCAGATACACCTCAAAAAATGGTGCAATGTGAAGTAGAAGACATCAAGGCCATCATTCGACCTTGTGGCCTGTCGCCCCGCAAATCGAAGGCGATTTATGATTTATCAGAGATACTTTTGCACAAACACAATGGAAAAGTCCCGCAAAATTATGAGGATTTGGAGGCATTGCCAGGGGTGGGACACAAAACTGCTTCGGTGGTCATGTCACAGGCTTTTGGTGAACCTGCTTTTCCTGTCGATACGCACATTCACCGCTTAGCAACTCGCTGGGGATTAACGAGTGGTAAAAATGTGGTGCAAACAGAGCGAGATTTGAAGCGAATTTTTCCGAAAAAATCGTGGAATAAGTTACATTTACAAATCATTTTTTTCGGTCGGGAATACTGCCCTGCAAGAGGACACGATGCAAATGAATGTCCTATTTGCAGCAAAGTTGGATAATCCACGATTTGATATTGGACATTAGATAACACAGCATGAATTATAACCTACTCACTTACATTACTTGGAATGTAGAACCTGCCATTCTGCAAATTGGCAACTTCAAACTACTGTGGTACAGCACCATGTGGGCTACTTCAATTATTGTTGGTTATGCATTGATGCGCTATTTGTACCGCAAAAGTGGATTTGACCAAGAAACGGTGATTGATTTGGTGCAATATGTATTTTTTGGAGGAGTGATTGGCGCACGTTTGGGAGATGTATTGTTCTACAACTTGGATTTCTATATGCGAGATCCCATCGAAATTTTGAAGGTTTGGCATGGAGGATTGGCGAGTCATGGCGGGGTGATTGGAGTATTGATTGCCATATACTTATATAGCCGTTCTCGCAAGGAAGTGCCGTTGATAAAGGTATTGGATTTATCGGCCATTGTGATTCCCTTGTTGGGAGCGTTTATTCGCATCGGCAATTTGTTCAATTCGGAGTTGTATGGGAAAGTGACGGATGTTCCCTGGGCTTTTGTGTTCACCAAAGTAGATGATTATCCCCGACATCCTTCTCAATTGTATGAAACGTTGATGCTCACAGGCGTTTTTGCGTTTATGATGTATTTGTTCCACAAAAAGAAAGATTTACCCGATGGATTTTTGTTGGGCGTATTTTTTGTCCTGACCTTTGGTTTGCGTGCATTGTTGGAGTTTTTCAAAGTAGAAGCAAGTTATACGCAGTTGTTGAGTATTCCTTTGGTAATTGGAGGCTTGATATTGATTTGGTTGGCGCAAAATCGGCGATTGCAGGGAAAAAGCCATTGAAGTATTGGGGAGTTTGAAGGTATTTATTCGTTCTCACCAACAAAAAATTCTCTAAATAATAAGTATATTCGACCTTTCGCATCTTGCTTCGTTACACTTTATCCCAAAAGCTATGAACCTAAAAGACGACCTTTATTTGCTGCAACATTCACCCGAAATACTGATAGAAAAACACGCTAAAATCATTCAAAAATGGCTGACAGAATACGTCAATAATGGTTTTTTGGAGATAAAAAACCCACTTGAAGTTCAACAAAAAATAACAGCAATATTATTACAAGAACTTCAAAACCATACAGGTACACTTCAAACCACGGTTTATGGTTTTTTGGTGCGAAAAATACGCAGCATCTGCAATCAACTCTGCAATAAACAAGACCTGCAATTGCTCTACTCCGACCAACCAAACCGCATCATCACCAAATACCAAAAACTAATCTTCAAAGAAACCATGATTTACCAAAGTCGTGGCAGTTTCAAACAACTCGAAACAAGTGAGGTAGTGCAAGAACTCAATGAAGTATTGCTCCGACGAATTTTGCCAAAGTTGGTACAGTTTGAAGGAAAATCACTCTTCCGTACCTATTTCAAGACAGTTCTCCGCAATCTTCTACACGAAACCTATAAGCGGCTGACAAAAGTGCATGAGAAACAACAATCCGCAGTGGATTACGACGACATCAGCAACTTGGACTCGTCGAATGAACTGAATTGGCATGCCCATCAAACCGCTGAGGATATGGTGAGTACCGAAGAAGCCATTGAACTCCAAAAAAACATTTTCGAGGTTTGCCTCCGCAAACACCCAATTGAAGCAAGGCTGGATTTTGTATTGTGTTTGAAGGTCAATCAATGGTTAGTATTGATTTCAAAAGACGTTTTTGAGTATTGGCAAAACTGCCCTGATAATGTGGTAGTAGAAATTTTAAGCTATTTTGGCATAGATTACCAACACTTTACCAAAGGAAATCTTTTTGAACATTTGGCAGAAATCATCACTTGGAAACATACAAAAGAATTGAAGCCAGATACCCTACGAAAACGCTATGCTTCGGCAGAAAAGCAATTGTTGGTCGCCATTTTTCAGCACATTGGTCTTCAACAGGCACGTCAGTTTAGTTTGGAGGATTTTGTGCATGGGTATTATCGAGGAGCGTAAATTTCTTTTTCCAAAAAAGGGTTTCTTTATCGTCTATGGTTATAGAAATTCTTTTTTACAGTACAAAAAATGGAAACAATGAACACAATAACCAACCATCATTTTTTTGAAAACGAACACCTTAGCGATGAGGCAAGGATGTTGTATGCCGAAGCCATTCAGTTGGACAAAGTCGATGAACTGCCCAAAATACTCTATGAACATCTGAGTGAATGTGAGGAATGTGACGAGGACGTGACAACTTTGGCAATGTTTATCAAAGACAAGGATTACAGCAAGTTAGAAGCACATCCTTTTTTTGACCTTCAACAAAGTCATTTGTCCTTGTCCGACAATCCGATGGATTTGGACAGACTTTTGGAAGAAATAAAGGCATCGGTAACGCCCGTACCTCGCTATGAAAAAATGATAACGGAAAGCCTCACTTTTCGTTCTACTGCTTCGGCTGCCCTTCAATTAAAGGTTTTGCGCCCAAAACCCGAAGAATTGTTTTTAAATGCCATTGAATTTCAATTTGAAGCGACTGCCAATGCTCCTATATTGCTGCAAATCGAAAACCAAAATCGCCGCAAAGTTATCCCACCTATCGAATTGGCTGCCAATGAAAGAACCTACGTTATTAACCTTGGAAAATCATCTCCCTTCAAAACAGGTTTGTATTATTGGAAAGCGGCAGTAAAAGGCATGAAGCCGATAATGGGGAAATTTTATGTTTTTAATACCAATAGAGGTTAGGCAAATTTAAAACCCCAATACTTCAAAACACTAAAACCTCAACACAAAAAAAATGACACAAAAAAGCAACTCACCTCAACTCAAACGTACCCTCGGACCACTCATGCTTTGGGGATTGGGCGTTGGATATGTGATATCAGGTATGTATTTTGGGTGGAACTTGGGCCTCGAAAAAGGCGGAACACTTGGGCTGGCAGTAGCGACTTTTTTCATTATCATTATGTATTTGTGCTTCACTTTCAGCTATACCGAACTCGCTTGTGCGATTCCTAAAGCGGGAGGCGCATTTGACTATGCCCTTCGAGCCTTGGGCAAAAATTGGGGCTTTTTGGGAGGCATGGCACAAAATATCGAATTTATCTTTGCGCCACCAGCCATCGCCTTTGCCATTGGAGCGTATCTCAACATCTTTATGCCCTCCGTTTCTATTTTACTCATTGCGGTCATTGCCTATCTGGTTTTCACTGCTTTGAACATCTATGGTGTGCGAGCAGCAGCCTCTTTTGAATTGGTCATTACAGTAATTGCCGTATTGGAATTGTTGATTTTTGCAGGGGCGGCAATGCCTCATTTTGAGTGGAAAAATTTGACTCACAACGCTTTACCAAATGGATGGTCGGGAGCATTTGCAGCAATTCCCTTTGCCATTTGGTTTTTCTTGGCCATTGAAGGGGTGGCGAATGTAGCAGAAGAAACGGTGAATCCTCAGCGCAATGTCTTGATTGGCTTTGGTTCAGCGATTTTGACCTTGGTAGTGTTGTGCATTTTGACCTTCAGTTCGGCAGTCGGCATCAATGGCTGGGAAACGATTGTGTTTCCTTCAGCTGGTGCTGCGGCTTCCGACTCCCCACTTCCTTTGGCAATGGCCCATGCGGTGGGTGAATCCCATATTTTGTACCATCTGGTCACTTCGATTGGTTTGTTTGGATTGGTAGCTTCGTTTCACGGCATCATTTTGGCGGCTGGACGGGCAACTTTTGAGTTTGGAAGAGTAGGTTTTGCGCCCCGCATTTTGGGGAAAGTAGATGCTCGTTTTCGCACTCCTGCCAATGCCTTGGTTTTCAACATGCTGATTGGCGTGGTGGCTTTATTGACGGGCAAAACGGGTGAAATCATCACCATTGCTTGTTTTGGAGCTTTGACGCTCTACATTATTTCGATGGTCTCACTTTTGGTGCTGCGCCAAAAAGAACCCAATTTGGAGCGTCCCTTCAAAGTGCCTTTCTATCCGATTGCTCCAATTGTGGCTTTGGTAATCGCAAGCGTTTCTTTGGTAGCGATTACGGTGTATAATTTTGAGTTGGCATTGGTTTTTGCAGGGATTTTAGTGGTGAGCTTCGGCTGGTTCAAATGGTCTGGGAATTGAACATAGATGTACTGATAGTAATTTGTTTCTAAAAAAATTAATTATCAATTACTTATATTCCAAATCTTGCTTCCTACTTCTTCCGTCCAAAATCCAAATAACCTTACAATTTCAAAAAATCCAAAAGTTGTTTTTTTTGCCCTTCAATTGTAAAACGTTGGCGAAAATCTTCCAATAGTGCGTTTTTGTCCAACAGTTTTTCGTGTCGGTGTTGATACAAATAAGCTAATTTATCCGTCAGTTGCTCCACATTTCCCGCTTCAAATACCCATCCATTGAAGCCATCGGTGATAATTTCCTTCAATCCGCCCGCATTGGAGCAAAGCACTGTACTTTGCTGCATCAAGCCCTCAACTGCCACGTTTCCAAACCCTTCTGCAATCGAGGGAATGACCACCACATCCGCCAATTGCAGAAAAGAAAGCAGCAAGGTATTTTCAATGAAATCGGTGAAATGGAAAAAATCGATGAGTTTTACGGTGGCTATTTTTTCCTTCAATGCAGGAATAGATCGACCTCCTCCTGCAAAAATGACCTTTACCTCCCCTACTTCCCATCCAAAACGCTGCTGCAAAGTCTGAAAAGCGGCAATCAACAAACCGTGTCCTTTCACTTCGGCAAGCACTCGACCTGGTAAAACCATGCAAAAATCAGCCTGTTTGATGCCCTCTTTTTGCAGGTAATGAAGCGCAAGCTCCTTCCCTACCCTATTTTCGATGACTGCATTGTGGATGATTTTGGGGTTTTGGATATGGAGGTATTTAGAAATGTTGTCAAATGCTGCTTTTGATACAAAGATGTTGCTATCATCTACTTGTTTTGCCAATTGACTGTTGAAGGCATTGAAGGCTTTTTTGGAGAAGGTATCAAGTGGATTTTCTTCGTATTGAATAGCATGATGGTATTGAATGAGTTGAATAGTAGCTTGTCCGCTTATTTTTTGGCGCATTTTGACGAGGCGCATCACCCAATGACTGAGGGGCAAATGTGCAATAACATGGGTGATTTGGCGTTTTTGAATGAATTGAAGAAGGGGCAATACAAGTGCAAACGATTTTTGTACAGCATTGAATATCAAAGAACTGTATAAAAAACCCAAAACTTCAATTTGTTTTTCAGGAAATTGAATGGGAATCGGGAAATCGCTGATTTCGCTCAATACTATCAAATAGACTTCAAAACCTTGTCGATGTAAGTAGTTCAATTGTTGAAGAGCTTGAATCTCAGCCCCTCCAAAAGCCAAAGAAGGAATAACATACAGGATAACTGGTTTGGCAGAGTTTGGCTGTTGCACAAGGGATTGTTTTGGGGATAATATAATTTTACCCGCAATTTAGTATATCTTTGCATTTTTATCGAATCACCAATATTTTTTATATACCTATGCCTGAATTTGCTATAGAAATTCTCAAATATTTGATTCCTTCTTTGGTGGTATTTTTGACCGCCTACTTTGTGTTGTCCAAAATGCTGGAAGATGGCTTGAAGCGAATGGAGTTGGAGAGAAG
The Chitinophagales bacterium genome window above contains:
- the lgt gene encoding prolipoprotein diacylglyceryl transferase — encoded protein: MNYNLLTYITWNVEPAILQIGNFKLLWYSTMWATSIIVGYALMRYLYRKSGFDQETVIDLVQYVFFGGVIGARLGDVLFYNLDFYMRDPIEILKVWHGGLASHGGVIGVLIAIYLYSRSRKEVPLIKVLDLSAIVIPLLGAFIRIGNLFNSELYGKVTDVPWAFVFTKVDDYPRHPSQLYETLMLTGVFAFMMYLFHKKKDLPDGFLLGVFFVLTFGLRALLEFFKVEASYTQLLSIPLVIGGLILIWLAQNRRLQGKSH
- the eat gene encoding ethanolamine permease, with amino-acid sequence MTQKSNSPQLKRTLGPLMLWGLGVGYVISGMYFGWNLGLEKGGTLGLAVATFFIIIMYLCFTFSYTELACAIPKAGGAFDYALRALGKNWGFLGGMAQNIEFIFAPPAIAFAIGAYLNIFMPSVSILLIAVIAYLVFTALNIYGVRAAASFELVITVIAVLELLIFAGAAMPHFEWKNLTHNALPNGWSGAFAAIPFAIWFFLAIEGVANVAEETVNPQRNVLIGFGSAILTLVVLCILTFSSAVGINGWETIVFPSAGAAASDSPLPLAMAHAVGESHILYHLVTSIGLFGLVASFHGIILAAGRATFEFGRVGFAPRILGKVDARFRTPANALVFNMLIGVVALLTGKTGEIITIACFGALTLYIISMVSLLVLRQKEPNLERPFKVPFYPIAPIVALVIASVSLVAITVYNFELALVFAGILVVSFGWFKWSGN
- a CDS encoding glycosyltransferase family 4 protein, which translates into the protein MQQPNSAKPVILYVIPSLAFGGAEIQALQQLNYLHRQGFEVYLIVLSEISDFPIPIQFPEKQIEVLGFLYSSLIFNAVQKSFALVLPLLQFIQKRQITHVIAHLPLSHWVMRLVKMRQKISGQATIQLIQYHHAIQYEENPLDTFSKKAFNAFNSQLAKQVDDSNIFVSKAAFDNISKYLHIQNPKIIHNAVIENRVGKELALHYLQKEGIKQADFCMVLPGRVLAEVKGHGLLIAAFQTLQQRFGWEVGEVKVIFAGGGRSIPALKEKIATVKLIDFFHFTDFIENTLLLSFLQLADVVVIPSIAEGFGNVAVEGLMQQSTVLCSNAGGLKEIITDGFNGWVFEAGNVEQLTDKLAYLYQHRHEKLLDKNALLEDFRQRFTIEGQKKQLLDFLKL
- the rsmI gene encoding 16S rRNA (cytidine(1402)-2'-O)-methyltransferase, which produces MLYLVPTPIGNLEDITLRALRILKEADVVLAEDTRKSGFLLKHYDISKPLQSYHAHNEHKTLQRIVEQLQAGVKMALVTDAGTPGISDPGFLLVRECRKAGIEVQSLPGATAFVPALVNSGIPCDKFCFEGFLPQKKGRNTRLEALQTETRTMVFYESPFRLVKTLEQFVTFFGADRQVAVSRELTKLHEENVQGTVAELVQHFKSKNVKGEIVIVLAGC
- the nth gene encoding endonuclease III — protein: MTKKEKTTFILQKLEELYPTVDVPLQHEDPYTLLIAVLLSAQCTDKRVNTVTPHLFAMADTPQKMVQCEVEDIKAIIRPCGLSPRKSKAIYDLSEILLHKHNGKVPQNYEDLEALPGVGHKTASVVMSQAFGEPAFPVDTHIHRLATRWGLTSGKNVVQTERDLKRIFPKKSWNKLHLQIIFFGREYCPARGHDANECPICSKVG